A genomic stretch from Longimicrobium sp. includes:
- a CDS encoding BlaI/MecI/CopY family transcriptional regulator, translating into MTEITFTPRELDVMSILWRSGSGTVNEVREALGEELAYTSVLSVLQTLEEKGYVRHEPEGRAYRYHPTVAPDRAGRSAISRIREAVFQGSAELMFAQLVSDRGLKREELERMRRLLAERMEEEP; encoded by the coding sequence ATGACCGAGATCACCTTCACACCCCGCGAGCTGGACGTGATGAGCATCCTCTGGCGGAGCGGCTCCGGCACCGTCAACGAGGTGCGCGAGGCGCTCGGCGAAGAGCTGGCCTACACGTCCGTGCTCTCCGTGCTGCAGACGCTGGAAGAAAAGGGGTACGTGCGCCACGAGCCGGAGGGCCGCGCCTACCGCTACCACCCGACCGTGGCCCCGGACCGCGCGGGCCGCAGCGCCATCAGCCGCATCCGCGAAGCCGTCTTTCAGGGCTCCGCGGAGCTGATGTTCGCCCAGCTCGTCTCCGACCGCGGCCTCAAGCGCGAGGAGCTGGAGCGCATGCGCCGCCTTCTCGCCGAGCGGATGGAGGAAGAGCCATGA